One window of the Thalassoroseus pseudoceratinae genome contains the following:
- a CDS encoding DUF1549 domain-containing protein has product MSRTTLSWLASVAILSASVSTAMAAPEAQPKQTGLGDPGTLKQVEIGPTLENNVVTVRGRDARQQLFVTGIFSSGQQHDLTHSVSYSSKPEGVVKVDETGLVTPLKDGQATVIAKSENGLTGELAVNVTGVAHQHPINFKNQITPIFTKLGCNSGGCHGKASGQNGFKLSLLGFYPEDDYEFLVKEARGRRIFPGSPSESLLLQKAIGRMPHGGGKRMDVDSYEYRMVYRWIEQGMPYGNPDDPYVTKIACLPEGRVMDRGADQQITVMATYSDGSTEDVTQMALFEANDTEMAESTKTGLVKTLDLAGEVAIMARYQGQVATFRATIPLGVDVKTEDLPPASNFIDDAVFAKLKVLGIPPSPLTDDGTFLRRVYVDITGTLPTAEETSAFLNDPSPDKRDRVIDKLLDSPEYADYFANKWNLVLRNKKRRNEDIAGTFAFHRWIWESLYENKPYDEFVREIVAASGDQKINPAVIWYREVDEVNEQVEDTAQLFLGLRIQCARCHHHPFEKWSQNDYYGFAAFFSRVGKKNLAYVPNRQMRERRIFHNEGTASAKNPRNGQNLKPAGLGSEPLVLDPQEDPRQYLVDWMAAPENPFFAKALVNRYWKHFFSRGIVEPEDDMRATNPPSNPELLDALAKHFIDSGFDLKELIRTICKSKTYQFTSLPNDYNLKDKQNFSRYYPKRLTAEVLYDAFHQVTGTSQSYSGQPAGTRATQLPDPTIGPYFLKVFGQPQGDTACECERSQEANLAQSLHLLNSQEVQSKIGNGNGRAVQFARDKEREHEAKIRELYRWVYSREPQPDELQVALNHIAKHEQNVQPAYEDIVWALINTKEFLFNH; this is encoded by the coding sequence ATGAGCCGAACGACACTTTCTTGGCTGGCGAGCGTTGCTATTCTATCGGCGTCCGTTTCGACGGCGATGGCCGCTCCGGAAGCACAGCCAAAACAAACCGGCTTGGGTGATCCGGGAACTTTGAAGCAAGTCGAGATCGGACCAACACTAGAAAACAATGTGGTCACCGTTCGCGGTCGGGACGCCCGGCAGCAACTCTTCGTGACCGGCATCTTTTCCAGCGGTCAACAACACGACCTGACCCATTCTGTCAGCTACTCCTCGAAGCCCGAAGGTGTGGTGAAAGTCGATGAAACGGGCTTGGTCACGCCACTCAAAGACGGTCAAGCGACCGTGATCGCGAAATCCGAGAACGGCCTGACCGGCGAACTCGCCGTCAACGTGACCGGAGTGGCCCATCAACATCCGATCAACTTCAAAAATCAGATCACACCGATCTTCACCAAGCTCGGCTGTAACAGCGGTGGATGTCACGGTAAAGCGAGCGGACAGAACGGTTTCAAACTGTCGCTGCTCGGTTTTTATCCGGAAGACGATTACGAGTTCCTCGTCAAAGAGGCCCGGGGTCGTCGGATTTTCCCTGGCTCTCCCAGTGAAAGTCTCTTGCTGCAAAAAGCGATCGGCCGCATGCCGCATGGTGGCGGAAAGCGAATGGACGTCGATAGTTACGAATACCGCATGGTCTACCGTTGGATCGAACAAGGCATGCCCTACGGCAACCCGGACGATCCCTATGTGACCAAGATCGCGTGTCTGCCGGAAGGTCGCGTGATGGACCGCGGTGCCGATCAGCAGATCACCGTGATGGCCACCTACAGCGATGGCAGCACCGAAGATGTCACCCAGATGGCCCTCTTCGAAGCCAACGACACCGAAATGGCCGAGTCCACCAAAACCGGTCTGGTGAAAACGCTCGATTTGGCCGGTGAAGTTGCGATTATGGCTCGTTATCAGGGTCAAGTCGCCACATTCCGAGCCACGATCCCGTTGGGTGTAGACGTCAAAACCGAAGACCTGCCACCCGCATCGAACTTCATCGACGATGCCGTTTTCGCCAAACTCAAAGTGCTGGGAATTCCCCCATCTCCCCTGACCGACGACGGAACCTTTCTGCGTCGCGTCTACGTGGACATCACCGGCACCCTGCCAACAGCCGAAGAAACCTCCGCGTTTCTGAACGATCCTTCACCCGACAAACGGGATCGTGTGATCGACAAACTCCTCGACTCCCCCGAATACGCCGACTACTTCGCGAATAAGTGGAACCTCGTTCTACGGAACAAAAAACGGCGAAACGAAGACATCGCAGGAACATTCGCGTTCCACCGCTGGATTTGGGAAAGCCTCTACGAAAACAAACCGTACGACGAATTCGTGCGGGAAATCGTGGCTGCCTCGGGCGATCAAAAGATCAATCCGGCAGTGATCTGGTATCGGGAAGTCGATGAAGTCAATGAGCAAGTCGAAGACACCGCTCAACTCTTCCTCGGCTTACGCATTCAGTGTGCCCGGTGTCACCACCACCCCTTCGAAAAGTGGAGCCAAAACGACTACTATGGCTTCGCTGCGTTCTTCAGCCGTGTTGGTAAGAAGAATCTGGCGTACGTGCCGAATCGGCAAATGCGGGAACGGCGAATCTTTCACAACGAAGGAACGGCGTCGGCCAAGAATCCACGAAACGGCCAAAACCTGAAGCCAGCCGGATTGGGCAGCGAACCGTTGGTGCTCGATCCGCAAGAAGACCCGCGTCAATACCTCGTCGATTGGATGGCCGCTCCGGAGAATCCGTTCTTCGCCAAAGCGTTGGTCAACCGATATTGGAAGCACTTCTTCAGTCGGGGCATCGTCGAACCGGAAGACGACATGCGAGCCACGAACCCGCCGTCGAATCCAGAATTGCTCGACGCCTTGGCGAAGCATTTCATCGACAGTGGATTCGATCTCAAAGAGTTGATCCGCACGATCTGCAAATCGAAAACTTACCAATTCACATCACTGCCAAACGATTACAACCTCAAAGACAAGCAAAACTTCTCACGGTACTATCCGAAACGATTGACCGCCGAAGTACTGTACGATGCGTTCCACCAAGTCACCGGAACATCGCAAAGCTACAGTGGACAACCCGCCGGCACACGAGCCACGCAGTTGCCCGACCCGACAATCGGTCCGTACTTCCTGAAAGTCTTCGGTCAACCGCAGGGCGACACCGCCTGTGAATGCGAACGGTCTCAGGAAGCGAATCTGGCTCAAAGTTTGCACTTGCTCAACAGCCAGGAAGTGCAAAGCAAGATCGGCAACGGCAATGGTCGAGCAGTGCAATTCGCTCGCGACAAAGAACGAGAGCACGAAGCCAAGATTCGTGAACTCTACCGTTGGGTGTACTCGCGAGAGCCGCAACCCGACGAACTGCAAGTTGCGTTGAACCACATTGCCAAGCACGAACAAAACGTGCAGCCGGCATACGAAGATATCGTGTGGGCCTTGATCAACACGAAAGAGTTTTTGTTCAACCACTAA
- a CDS encoding amidohydrolase family protein yields the protein MNQTSLSRRGMLHTSAATAAGVLTGSLLQAADKATTPETGWIDAHSHIWTRDVERFPLAEGQTVADLAPPSFTAEELLEVAGKENVSRVVLIQHHIYHGWDNSYLIWAAKEYPKKFRVVGMVDDTQPNPDQKMRELLPQRVTAFRITSGIRGAKDWLSGPGMDAMWKCAAETGQSMCCLINPEDLPAVNAMCKKHPDTPVVIDHFARVGIDGTIRERDLKQLCDLAKYPKTALKISAYYALGKKKPPHTELVPMIRRVLDAYGTERCMWASDSPYQIVKPNTYHDSIALVRDRMDFLSDSDRENLLRRTAERVYFYDA from the coding sequence GTGAACCAAACGTCTCTTTCTCGTCGTGGAATGTTGCACACATCCGCCGCGACTGCTGCCGGAGTGCTGACCGGTTCGCTGTTGCAAGCCGCCGACAAAGCCACCACACCGGAAACCGGTTGGATCGATGCCCACTCGCACATTTGGACGCGAGACGTCGAACGCTTCCCATTGGCGGAAGGGCAAACCGTCGCGGATTTGGCTCCGCCGAGTTTCACCGCCGAAGAACTGCTCGAAGTTGCCGGCAAGGAAAACGTCTCGCGAGTCGTTTTGATTCAGCACCATATTTATCACGGGTGGGATAACTCGTATCTCATCTGGGCGGCGAAGGAATATCCGAAGAAATTCCGCGTGGTCGGAATGGTCGACGACACGCAGCCAAACCCCGATCAAAAGATGCGTGAACTCTTGCCGCAACGGGTGACGGCGTTTCGGATCACGTCGGGAATTCGCGGTGCCAAAGACTGGCTGAGCGGACCGGGCATGGATGCAATGTGGAAATGTGCCGCTGAAACCGGGCAATCGATGTGCTGCCTGATCAATCCCGAAGACCTGCCCGCCGTGAACGCGATGTGCAAGAAACACCCCGACACACCGGTGGTAATCGATCACTTCGCTCGCGTTGGCATCGACGGAACCATTCGCGAACGCGACTTGAAGCAACTCTGCGATCTCGCCAAGTACCCGAAGACGGCCCTCAAGATTTCCGCTTACTACGCCCTCGGCAAGAAGAAACCGCCGCACACGGAATTGGTCCCGATGATCCGTCGCGTGCTGGACGCCTACGGCACCGAACGGTGCATGTGGGCCAGCGACAGTCCGTATCAAATCGTCAAACCGAACACCTATCACGATTCCATCGCATTGGTCCGCGATCGCATGGATTTCCTCTCCGACTCCGATCGGGAGAATCTACTGCGTCGAACGGCCGAACGGGTTTACTTCTACGATGCTTGA
- a CDS encoding glycoside hydrolase family 5 protein → MRTSALLMLALVVGSDASAADLDRIRVADDQSGFVFTESGKPFRPWGFNYDHDRDGRLLEEYWQDQWTEVESDFAEMKKLGANVVRIHLQVEAFLNSPTEPNQASLDRLAQLLKLAERTGLYLDITGLGCYHKQDVPAWFNELAEQQRWQAQAVFWSAVAKTCAASPAVFCYDLMNEPVVPGGARKNRDWLGPGFGGKHFVQFITLDPAGRKRPEIAKQWVKTLVQAIREQDKTHMITVGLVPWSLDRPGLTSGFDPNVIADDLDFIAMHIYPESQKVDEAMETLAGFAAVGKPVVIEEIFPLKCNMDDFAEFIERSKQHASGWIGFYWGATRDELQEEKTISAAITRQWLEFFQKNSADMKR, encoded by the coding sequence ATGCGAACGAGCGCTCTTTTGATGTTGGCATTGGTCGTTGGCTCCGATGCGTCGGCCGCCGACTTGGACCGTATCCGCGTGGCGGACGATCAATCCGGGTTCGTATTCACGGAGTCCGGGAAACCGTTCCGGCCTTGGGGGTTCAACTACGATCACGATCGCGATGGTCGCTTGTTGGAAGAGTATTGGCAGGATCAATGGACCGAAGTTGAATCCGACTTCGCGGAGATGAAAAAGCTCGGTGCGAACGTCGTGCGGATTCACTTGCAAGTCGAAGCCTTTCTCAATAGCCCGACCGAACCGAACCAAGCATCACTCGACCGACTAGCTCAACTGTTGAAACTCGCCGAACGGACGGGGTTGTATTTGGATATCACGGGGCTGGGGTGCTACCACAAACAAGATGTTCCCGCATGGTTCAATGAACTCGCCGAGCAACAGCGGTGGCAAGCTCAAGCGGTATTTTGGTCGGCGGTGGCGAAAACGTGTGCGGCGAGTCCCGCCGTCTTTTGCTACGACTTGATGAACGAACCCGTAGTCCCCGGTGGAGCGCGGAAGAATCGCGATTGGCTCGGACCGGGATTCGGTGGCAAGCATTTCGTGCAATTCATCACGCTCGATCCCGCCGGCCGCAAACGCCCGGAAATTGCGAAACAGTGGGTGAAAACGCTCGTGCAAGCCATCCGCGAACAGGACAAAACCCACATGATCACCGTCGGCCTGGTTCCCTGGAGTCTGGACCGCCCCGGTCTCACCAGCGGTTTCGATCCAAACGTGATCGCCGATGATCTCGACTTCATCGCGATGCACATTTACCCCGAAAGTCAAAAAGTCGACGAAGCCATGGAAACGCTCGCCGGGTTCGCAGCCGTCGGCAAACCCGTGGTGATCGAAGAGATCTTTCCTCTCAAATGCAACATGGACGACTTCGCCGAGTTCATCGAGCGATCGAAGCAACACGCCTCGGGGTGGATCGGCTTTTATTGGGGGGCGACCCGCGATGAACTCCAAGAGGAGAAAACCATTTCAGCGGCGATCACTCGTCAATGGTTGGAATTTTTCCAGAAGAACTCAGCAGACATGAAGCGATAA
- a CDS encoding sialidase family protein, whose product MLKLLTSSLIASCLLVTTLKAEDESELRLVESQRIWDHAPHNAFTDLIRFQDRWFCVFREGKGHVSADGALRVITSVDGKDWKSAALVTSDDSDLRDAKITTTPDGRLMLSGAEAMNDPKTYKHQSLVWFSEDGRNWSQEYEVGDHDNWLWRITWQDNKAYGFGYGCGKGDRCLRLFRSSDGKTFDTLIEKVAVEGTYPNETSVVFTPDDTGYCLLRQDGKPNSGYIGKSSPPYTEWEWKSLNKRIGGPHMIRLPDGRFLAAVRLYDSPVRTSICWLDPENAKLTEALKLPSGGDTSYAGLAWHDDMLWVSYYSSHEGKTAIYLAKVEVAPK is encoded by the coding sequence GTGCTGAAACTGTTAACGTCATCACTCATCGCGAGTTGCCTGCTCGTCACGACTTTGAAGGCCGAAGACGAAAGCGAGTTACGACTCGTCGAATCACAACGCATTTGGGACCACGCTCCCCACAATGCGTTTACGGATTTAATTCGGTTTCAGGATCGCTGGTTCTGTGTGTTTCGAGAGGGGAAAGGTCACGTTTCGGCAGATGGAGCGTTGCGGGTCATCACTTCGGTGGATGGCAAGGATTGGAAATCGGCGGCGTTGGTCACTTCCGACGACTCCGACCTCCGCGATGCCAAAATTACGACCACTCCGGATGGGCGTTTGATGCTGTCTGGAGCGGAAGCCATGAACGACCCGAAAACCTACAAGCACCAATCGCTCGTTTGGTTCTCCGAGGACGGTCGAAACTGGAGCCAAGAATACGAAGTCGGCGATCACGACAACTGGCTTTGGCGAATCACTTGGCAAGATAACAAGGCGTACGGATTCGGTTACGGTTGTGGGAAGGGAGATCGCTGTTTGCGATTGTTCCGCAGTTCCGATGGAAAAACTTTCGACACGCTCATTGAGAAAGTGGCGGTCGAGGGAACTTACCCGAACGAAACGTCTGTCGTGTTCACACCCGACGACACCGGCTATTGCTTGTTGCGTCAGGATGGAAAACCGAACTCCGGTTACATTGGCAAATCGTCGCCACCGTACACCGAATGGGAGTGGAAATCGCTCAATAAGCGGATCGGCGGTCCGCACATGATTCGTCTTCCGGACGGTCGTTTTTTGGCGGCGGTTCGGTTGTATGACTCGCCGGTTCGGACGTCGATCTGTTGGCTCGATCCGGAAAATGCAAAACTCACAGAAGCTTTGAAACTTCCCTCCGGCGGCGACACCAGTTACGCCGGTCTCGCTTGGCATGACGACATGCTGTGGGTGAGTTATTACTCATCTCACGAGGGCAAAACGGCCATCTATCTGGCCAAGGTGGAAGTTGCTCCGAAGTAG
- the ribD gene encoding bifunctional diaminohydroxyphosphoribosylaminopyrimidine deaminase/5-amino-6-(5-phosphoribosylamino)uracil reductase RibD — MVARLDTHEEAMRWALELAVRGLGMVEPNPAVGAVVVNADGEVIGEGWHERFGESHAEVHALEQAGADASGATLYVTLEPCNHHGKTPPCAQAVIDAGIRRVVIGTHDPAPHTAGAGVRALEAANIEVTIGVLEDDAKSLIAPFSKLIRLGLPFVHAKWAMTLDGKIASRTGQSQWISNELSRRTVHHLRSRMDGVMVGIGTAIADNPQLTARPPGPRSATRIVVDALGRLPLDSQLVQTAGEHPVLLATSERASAESIEQFRAAGVEVLVLPTTADSDGTSPKVSLPELFLELGRRKMTNVLVEGGGELLGQCFDDDLIDECHVFVAPKLLGGTDAITPLAGLGLETVSQTPQLEETVVRPLGSDVYIRGRVVR; from the coding sequence ATGGTCGCACGGTTGGACACGCACGAAGAAGCCATGCGGTGGGCGTTAGAGCTTGCCGTTCGCGGCTTGGGCATGGTCGAGCCGAATCCGGCAGTCGGTGCAGTCGTCGTGAATGCCGACGGTGAAGTCATCGGCGAGGGTTGGCACGAACGGTTTGGCGAATCCCACGCCGAGGTCCACGCACTCGAGCAAGCCGGCGCGGATGCCAGCGGAGCCACGTTGTACGTCACGCTGGAGCCGTGCAATCATCACGGAAAAACGCCGCCGTGTGCTCAAGCTGTGATCGACGCAGGCATTCGGCGAGTCGTCATTGGCACGCACGACCCCGCTCCTCATACTGCCGGGGCCGGTGTTCGAGCCCTCGAAGCGGCGAATATCGAAGTCACGATTGGCGTATTGGAAGACGATGCAAAATCGCTGATTGCACCGTTCTCCAAATTGATCCGCCTCGGTTTGCCGTTCGTCCATGCGAAATGGGCGATGACGCTCGATGGAAAAATCGCCTCGCGAACCGGGCAATCTCAGTGGATTTCCAACGAGTTGTCCCGGCGAACGGTGCATCATCTGCGAAGCCGAATGGACGGCGTTATGGTCGGCATCGGCACGGCCATCGCGGACAATCCGCAACTGACCGCGCGTCCGCCCGGACCACGCTCGGCAACCCGCATCGTCGTCGATGCTCTGGGCCGATTGCCGTTAGACAGTCAATTAGTCCAAACCGCTGGCGAGCATCCCGTGTTGCTCGCCACTTCGGAACGGGCATCGGCCGAGAGCATCGAACAATTCCGAGCCGCCGGTGTCGAAGTTCTTGTGTTGCCCACGACCGCCGATTCCGATGGCACATCGCCGAAGGTTTCACTTCCGGAATTGTTCTTGGAACTGGGTCGGAGGAAGATGACGAACGTGTTGGTCGAAGGCGGCGGTGAGTTGCTGGGACAATGTTTCGATGATGACCTCATCGACGAATGCCACGTGTTTGTGGCTCCGAAACTGCTCGGCGGAACCGATGCCATCACCCCACTGGCCGGTTTGGGGTTGGAAACCGTCTCGCAAACCCCGCAACTCGAAGAAACCGTGGTTCGTCCGCTTGGTAGTGATGTCTACATTCGCGGACGAGTCGTGCGTTGA
- a CDS encoding SEC-C domain-containing protein, whose translation MAYDAYDPCPCGSGKKFKFCCLPIAEEMDKVAGLQENHQTQATLQVLDRLQKTKPEIPWIYVTRAGVLLNEGRSLEAQETLTVLLEKQPDHPFALALLATASVGAVGFEDAKPNVYKAFRHCAQHFPDVVGSLAMGIAGLMYGERKYLAVRQHLALAMRLVPEEDKQQVFLRLIDFDGDERLPYPLRGPHPLRPVELSEDAENAEEQAKWLKRAERSVVMGCYETAANLYERLAEDDSENPVLWANAGLCWAWDGDEEEASESLHRAARLEDDFETAVEYETLAQLLDQNAPDAQADVVAVGYRVQSVSKLLSMIDDHPQLERLPETPDEDGQKQPPVVNILDREPISEEEEISRDNVSRVVGRLIFAEAVADDSPQVWLTRLATEFSESAREIFESIADEEIEDTQEDPDAGMRAFTPREFLPLQFQWHFPKSVPAVRQLELEKEQWQHHVDETWLNLRQAALGDRTPLEAVGDEKARIPLAASVYVFDAFCDRNAFILDVPEMMQRLELPASEPIEVTNDLPLGSFSVMKMHRLPIDQLDDTQLNYVLNRALLLRHNKFLEMTLREALSRESCRGSLDLDRALYTLCELARDRNDREAAFDWIRQGKEHAATTEDAFAQIVRWEIRELSLRVEDPTDAELMPFAQQLLDRYAKKIPQLAEHVQMVFEAYGLQLPERVEVGGVSGQVSSGGLWTPDSASQAPENATRKLWMPGED comes from the coding sequence ATGGCTTATGATGCTTACGACCCATGTCCTTGTGGCAGCGGGAAGAAGTTCAAATTTTGTTGTCTTCCCATTGCGGAAGAAATGGACAAAGTCGCCGGGCTGCAAGAGAACCACCAAACTCAAGCGACTTTGCAGGTTTTAGATCGGCTGCAAAAAACCAAACCGGAAATTCCTTGGATTTACGTCACCCGAGCGGGCGTACTTTTGAACGAAGGCCGGTCGCTCGAGGCTCAAGAAACACTCACGGTGTTGCTTGAGAAACAACCCGATCACCCGTTTGCGTTGGCGTTGCTGGCGACGGCGTCGGTCGGAGCAGTGGGATTCGAAGACGCAAAACCGAACGTCTACAAAGCGTTCCGTCATTGCGCTCAGCATTTCCCGGATGTCGTCGGCTCGCTAGCCATGGGCATTGCCGGGTTGATGTACGGCGAGCGAAAATATCTGGCGGTCCGTCAGCATTTGGCGCTCGCGATGCGTTTGGTTCCTGAAGAAGACAAACAACAAGTCTTCCTCCGATTGATCGACTTTGACGGCGACGAACGGTTGCCGTATCCGTTGCGGGGGCCGCATCCGTTGCGTCCCGTCGAGCTTTCCGAAGACGCCGAAAACGCCGAGGAACAAGCGAAATGGCTCAAACGAGCCGAGCGGTCGGTCGTCATGGGTTGCTACGAAACCGCCGCGAACTTGTACGAACGGTTGGCCGAGGATGACTCGGAAAACCCGGTTCTCTGGGCCAACGCGGGGTTGTGCTGGGCATGGGACGGCGACGAAGAGGAAGCCTCCGAATCGTTGCATCGAGCGGCTCGTTTGGAAGACGATTTCGAAACCGCCGTCGAATACGAAACGCTCGCTCAACTGCTCGACCAAAACGCTCCCGATGCCCAAGCCGATGTGGTCGCAGTGGGTTATCGGGTGCAATCGGTGAGCAAGTTGTTGTCGATGATCGACGATCATCCGCAACTAGAACGCCTCCCCGAGACTCCCGACGAAGACGGCCAAAAACAACCGCCGGTCGTCAATATTCTCGATCGGGAACCGATCTCCGAAGAAGAAGAGATTTCCCGGGACAACGTCTCGCGAGTGGTCGGAAGATTGATCTTCGCGGAAGCCGTTGCCGATGATTCCCCACAGGTCTGGCTGACACGATTGGCCACGGAATTCAGCGAATCCGCCCGGGAGATTTTCGAGTCCATCGCCGACGAGGAAATCGAGGACACTCAAGAAGACCCGGACGCCGGAATGCGGGCCTTCACACCACGGGAGTTCTTGCCGCTTCAGTTCCAATGGCACTTCCCGAAATCGGTGCCCGCCGTTCGGCAATTGGAACTCGAGAAAGAGCAATGGCAACACCACGTTGACGAAACATGGTTGAATCTCCGGCAAGCCGCCCTCGGCGATCGCACACCGCTTGAAGCCGTTGGTGATGAGAAAGCTCGGATTCCGCTGGCCGCATCGGTCTACGTGTTCGACGCCTTCTGCGATCGCAACGCGTTCATTCTCGATGTGCCGGAAATGATGCAACGGCTGGAACTTCCCGCATCCGAGCCGATCGAAGTCACCAACGACCTGCCCTTGGGTTCGTTCTCGGTGATGAAAATGCATCGCCTACCAATCGATCAACTCGACGATACGCAACTCAACTACGTGTTGAACCGTGCGTTGTTGCTGCGGCATAACAAGTTCCTCGAAATGACGCTTCGCGAGGCTTTGTCTCGGGAGAGTTGTCGAGGATCGCTGGACTTGGACCGTGCGTTGTACACGCTGTGCGAACTCGCCCGCGACCGCAACGATCGGGAAGCGGCGTTCGATTGGATTCGCCAAGGCAAAGAACACGCAGCCACCACGGAAGACGCCTTCGCTCAGATCGTGCGATGGGAAATCCGTGAGTTGTCACTCCGAGTCGAAGACCCGACCGACGCCGAACTCATGCCGTTCGCGCAACAGTTGCTCGATCGTTACGCCAAGAAAATTCCTCAGTTGGCCGAACACGTGCAAATGGTCTTCGAAGCGTACGGGTTGCAACTTCCCGAGCGGGTCGAAGTTGGCGGCGTGAGCGGTCAAGTTTCGAGTGGCGGCCTGTGGACACCAGACTCCGCCAGTCAAGCACCGGAGAACGCGACCCGGAAGCTCTGGATGCCGGGTGAAGATTAG
- a CDS encoding cation diffusion facilitator family transporter: MAASGSKIAIYGAIAGNGAIAVTKFIAAGITGSSAMLSEGIHSVVDTGNGALLLLGIRLSQRPADDEHPFGYGLDLYFWTLIVAVLIFGIGGGVSFYEGIQHVMHPGELQDPTANYIVLGLAIVFEGAAWWLALKGFLQAKNKDHGVWQAIRHSKDPTTFAVLFEDSAAMLGLVVAFLGIYFGHLFEMPVLDGVASIIIGLILMGVALLLIRETRGLLIGESADPTTVANVRQIATNDPAVQRVRKPLTLHFGPETILLALDVHFHDELSADDVETAIDRLEEAIRAQHPQIKHIFLEADSISAGAERRRKS, from the coding sequence GTGGCCGCGAGCGGATCGAAAATTGCGATTTACGGAGCCATCGCCGGCAACGGGGCGATTGCGGTCACGAAATTTATTGCCGCTGGGATCACCGGCAGTTCGGCGATGCTTTCCGAAGGCATTCACTCGGTTGTCGATACCGGCAACGGGGCGTTACTGCTGCTGGGAATTCGACTCAGCCAACGACCGGCGGACGACGAACACCCGTTCGGCTACGGTTTGGATCTCTATTTCTGGACGTTGATCGTCGCGGTCTTGATTTTCGGAATCGGCGGCGGCGTCTCGTTTTATGAGGGCATCCAACACGTGATGCACCCGGGCGAACTTCAAGACCCAACGGCCAATTACATCGTTTTGGGTTTGGCGATTGTCTTCGAAGGAGCTGCCTGGTGGTTGGCACTCAAGGGGTTTCTCCAGGCCAAAAACAAGGATCACGGCGTTTGGCAAGCGATTCGGCATAGCAAAGACCCGACCACATTCGCCGTGCTGTTCGAAGATTCCGCCGCGATGCTGGGGCTTGTGGTAGCGTTTCTCGGGATTTACTTCGGCCACCTGTTCGAAATGCCGGTTCTCGATGGTGTGGCGTCCATCATCATCGGTTTGATTCTGATGGGCGTGGCGTTGCTGCTCATTCGTGAGACACGCGGGTTACTCATCGGTGAAAGTGCGGACCCGACCACCGTTGCGAACGTTCGGCAAATCGCCACAAACGACCCGGCGGTTCAACGTGTTCGGAAGCCACTTACGTTGCACTTCGGTCCGGAAACAATCTTGCTCGCACTCGATGTGCATTTCCACGATGAACTATCGGCAGATGATGTCGAAACCGCAATTGACCGGTTGGAAGAGGCGATTCGCGCTCAACATCCGCAGATCAAACATATCTTCCTCGAAGCCGATTCCATCTCTGCTGGAGCGGAACGCCGACGCAAATCATGA